One Luteolibacter sp. Y139 genomic region harbors:
- a CDS encoding sigma-70 family RNA polymerase sigma factor produces the protein MSYDSDSSLKVYLREISKTPLLTPEEEVKLAKRIKKGDKEARAHMIQANLRLVVKIAQDYSNYGLPIADLISEGNIGLMKAVERFDPAKGGKLSTYAAWWIKQSIKRSLANQSKTIRLPVHMVDKIAKMRRISTMLAEALGREPTDEELADEIGLPRRKLAMLKQASQRPTSLDAPINEGEATEYGEIIGDDRAEDPLESLSEKNLHGELSGLLGVLDKRERRIIDERFGLTGKTPLTLEEVGREFGVTRERIRQLQNVALTKMRKALRRKDKPLPKPVAEGLQPT, from the coding sequence ATGTCATACGATTCCGACTCCAGTTTGAAGGTCTACCTGCGGGAGATTTCCAAAACTCCGCTACTCACCCCTGAGGAAGAGGTGAAGCTCGCGAAGCGCATCAAGAAAGGCGACAAGGAAGCCCGTGCGCACATGATCCAGGCGAATCTCCGCCTCGTCGTGAAGATCGCGCAGGACTACTCCAACTACGGACTCCCGATCGCCGACCTGATCTCCGAAGGCAACATCGGCCTCATGAAGGCAGTGGAGCGCTTCGACCCGGCGAAGGGTGGCAAGCTTTCGACCTACGCCGCCTGGTGGATCAAGCAGTCCATCAAGCGCTCGCTCGCCAACCAGAGCAAGACGATCCGCCTGCCCGTCCACATGGTGGACAAGATCGCCAAGATGCGCCGCATCTCGACCATGCTCGCCGAGGCCCTCGGCCGTGAGCCCACCGACGAGGAATTGGCCGACGAAATCGGTCTGCCACGCCGCAAGCTCGCCATGCTGAAGCAGGCTTCACAACGCCCGACCTCGCTCGACGCGCCCATCAATGAAGGCGAAGCGACCGAATACGGCGAAATCATCGGCGACGATCGTGCGGAAGACCCGCTCGAAAGCCTGTCCGAAAAGAATCTCCACGGGGAGCTGAGCGGCCTGCTCGGAGTCCTCGACAAGCGCGAACGCCGCATCATCGACGAACGCTTCGGCCTCACCGGCAAGACGCCGCTGACGCTCGAGGAAGTCGGCCGTGAATTCGGTGTCACCCGGGAACGCATCCGCCAGCTCCAGAACGTGGCGCTGACCAAGATGCGCAAGGCACTGCGCCGGAAAGACAAGCCTCTGCCCAAGCCTGTGGCGGAGGGCCTGCAACCCACCTGA
- a CDS encoding glutamine--tRNA ligase/YqeY domain fusion protein has translation MSDSPKLDFIREIIAADLASGKHSTTITRFPPEPNGYLHLGHARAICLNFGIAQENAAVGARCHLRFDDTNPEKEEVEYVESIKADVKWLGFDWGDNLFYASDYFEFYYDCAVHLIKNGLAYVDEQTAEQIKETRGNLTVPGMPSPWRDRSVEENLELFAKMRAGDFEEGAAVLRAKIDMASPNIVMRDPVIYRVLKATHHNTGDAWCLYPMYDFAHPLEDAKEHITHSLCTLEFEIHRPFYDWTIANCPVPAKPRQIEFSRLNFTYTVMSKRKLLTLVNEGHVAGWDDPRLPTLSGARRRGIPPQAIRRLCEKTGITKFQGITDVAQLEFEIRDQLNTVAPRRMGVLDPLKLVIENWPAGQSEDIELDNHPKDPAMGSRSVAMSRELWIEADDFMEVPEKKFYRLGPDRHVRLRGGYIVKCTGFEKNADGKITEVRCEYLAGTKGADAPEGVECRAAIHWVSAEHGVDAEVRLYDRLFTVEDPDSAEGGFTSVINPDSLKVIRAWVEPSLADAEAESVFQFERIGYFVADRAEHQAGKPVFNRTIGLRDSWAKK, from the coding sequence ATGTCCGATTCTCCCAAGCTCGATTTCATCCGCGAGATCATCGCCGCGGACCTCGCTTCCGGTAAGCACTCGACCACGATCACGCGCTTTCCTCCGGAACCGAACGGCTACCTGCATCTCGGTCACGCGCGCGCGATCTGCCTGAACTTCGGCATCGCGCAGGAGAACGCGGCGGTGGGTGCGCGTTGCCACTTGCGGTTCGACGATACGAATCCGGAGAAGGAAGAGGTCGAGTATGTCGAGAGCATCAAGGCCGACGTGAAGTGGCTGGGCTTTGATTGGGGCGACAATCTTTTCTACGCGAGCGACTACTTCGAGTTCTACTACGACTGCGCGGTTCACCTCATCAAGAATGGCCTGGCGTATGTGGACGAGCAGACCGCGGAGCAGATCAAGGAGACGCGTGGGAACCTGACGGTTCCTGGAATGCCATCACCGTGGCGTGATCGTTCGGTGGAGGAAAACCTGGAGCTGTTCGCGAAGATGCGTGCAGGCGATTTCGAGGAAGGCGCGGCGGTGTTGCGTGCGAAGATCGACATGGCCTCGCCGAACATCGTGATGCGCGACCCGGTGATCTACCGCGTGCTGAAGGCGACCCACCACAATACCGGCGATGCCTGGTGCCTTTACCCGATGTATGACTTCGCGCATCCGCTGGAGGATGCGAAGGAGCACATCACGCATTCGCTCTGCACGCTGGAGTTCGAGATTCACCGTCCCTTCTACGACTGGACGATCGCGAACTGCCCCGTGCCGGCGAAGCCGCGTCAGATCGAATTCTCGCGCCTGAATTTCACTTACACGGTGATGAGCAAGCGCAAGCTGCTGACGCTGGTGAACGAAGGCCACGTGGCCGGTTGGGATGATCCGCGCCTGCCGACGCTTTCCGGTGCGCGTCGCCGTGGCATCCCGCCGCAAGCGATCCGCCGGCTGTGCGAGAAGACGGGCATTACCAAGTTCCAGGGGATCACGGATGTCGCGCAGCTTGAGTTCGAGATCCGCGATCAGCTCAATACGGTGGCTCCGCGTCGGATGGGCGTGCTTGATCCGCTGAAGCTGGTCATCGAAAACTGGCCGGCGGGTCAGAGCGAGGACATCGAGCTGGATAACCACCCGAAGGATCCCGCGATGGGCAGCCGCAGTGTTGCGATGTCGCGCGAGCTGTGGATCGAGGCCGATGACTTCATGGAAGTGCCGGAGAAGAAGTTCTACCGTCTGGGCCCAGATCGTCATGTGCGCTTGCGCGGCGGGTATATCGTGAAGTGCACCGGCTTTGAAAAGAACGCCGACGGCAAGATCACCGAAGTGCGTTGTGAGTATCTGGCGGGCACGAAGGGCGCCGATGCACCGGAGGGCGTGGAGTGCCGCGCTGCGATCCACTGGGTGAGCGCCGAACATGGCGTGGATGCGGAAGTGCGGCTCTATGATCGCCTTTTCACCGTGGAAGATCCGGACAGTGCGGAGGGTGGTTTCACGAGCGTGATCAATCCTGATTCGCTGAAGGTGATCCGCGCTTGGGTGGAGCCCTCGCTGGCGGATGCTGAAGCGGAGTCGGTGTTCCAGTTTGAGCGTATTGGTTACTTCGTGGCGGATCGGGCCGAGCATCAGGCTGGCAAGCCGGTCTTTAACCGGACAATTGGGCTGCGCGATTCGTGGGCGAAGAAGTGA
- a CDS encoding RNA polymerase sigma factor has translation MGDLQPKGDIRHDEALARKAADGCEASFKALFTRYYPEIRNFAFRRCHCMETANDISQTVFIRVARTVADFRHESSFRSWLYQIAINCLRDDVRKRGTYDRHVAEFGEASDGVASKNAPVPSALLQAIQLIESLPEALRDAVVLVSAQGLTHREAAEVLGCPEGTVAWKISEARRHLTDHKNAAQA, from the coding sequence ATGGGAGACCTCCAGCCGAAGGGCGACATCCGCCACGACGAAGCGCTTGCCCGCAAGGCGGCCGATGGCTGTGAGGCGTCGTTCAAGGCTCTCTTCACCCGCTACTACCCTGAGATCCGCAATTTCGCCTTCCGCCGTTGTCACTGCATGGAAACCGCCAATGACATCAGCCAGACCGTTTTCATCCGGGTCGCCCGGACGGTGGCGGACTTTCGTCACGAGTCGAGTTTCCGAAGCTGGCTGTATCAGATCGCGATCAATTGCCTGCGGGACGATGTCCGGAAACGTGGCACCTACGACCGGCACGTGGCCGAGTTCGGAGAAGCGTCCGACGGGGTGGCGTCGAAGAATGCTCCGGTGCCTTCCGCGCTTCTCCAGGCCATCCAGCTGATTGAATCCCTGCCCGAGGCACTGCGGGATGCCGTGGTGCTGGTCTCTGCCCAAGGGTTGACCCATCGGGAAGCAGCCGAGGTCCTGGGATGCCCTGAAGGAACCGTGGCCTGGAAGATCTCCGAAGCGAGGCGCCACCTGACCGATCACAAGAACGCCGCACAAGCATGA
- a CDS encoding CsgG/HfaB family protein — protein MKLSPFLAIGWTLAATVLGQQPATPAAPASTEQQKKEPIPLNAAVFDFTEGSDKVKGLGESVGKLLNAELSAQPGMFLVERAEIDKVLSEHEITLSGAAEAGSAVKVGQLTGAQVLVTGRVFNVNNDTYLVAKVISAETSRVYGATSKYGAGGDPAVASNELAGKIAELVTAKGDTLVAKAMSFEDRVAGLKKVVADVQELPAIYVQVSETHLRQQVPDPACETEIQKLLEAVGFRIVKNRAEAKFAITGEAFSQFASRRGNLVCCRARAEIKIENVATHQLVRPDRRTVGAIDLAEEVAGKSALQKAGLELADAFIRNLPR, from the coding sequence ATGAAACTCTCTCCATTTCTCGCCATCGGCTGGACCCTGGCTGCGACTGTCCTGGGGCAGCAGCCGGCCACGCCTGCGGCTCCCGCATCGACGGAGCAGCAAAAAAAGGAGCCCATCCCACTCAATGCCGCGGTCTTCGATTTCACTGAAGGGTCCGACAAGGTCAAAGGACTCGGTGAATCGGTGGGCAAGCTGTTGAATGCCGAGCTCTCCGCTCAGCCCGGCATGTTCCTCGTCGAGCGCGCGGAGATCGACAAGGTCCTCTCCGAGCACGAGATCACTCTTTCGGGTGCAGCGGAGGCCGGAAGCGCGGTCAAGGTCGGCCAGTTGACGGGTGCGCAAGTGCTCGTCACCGGCCGGGTGTTCAACGTCAACAACGATACCTATCTGGTGGCGAAGGTCATTTCCGCGGAGACCAGCCGCGTCTATGGCGCGACCTCGAAATACGGAGCCGGGGGTGATCCGGCCGTGGCTTCGAATGAGCTGGCAGGGAAGATCGCCGAGCTGGTCACTGCCAAGGGCGATACCCTCGTCGCGAAGGCGATGAGCTTCGAGGACCGGGTGGCCGGTCTCAAGAAGGTGGTGGCGGATGTTCAGGAACTCCCGGCTATCTACGTTCAGGTCAGCGAGACTCACTTGCGGCAGCAAGTGCCGGATCCTGCCTGCGAGACCGAGATCCAGAAGCTGCTGGAGGCTGTTGGCTTCCGCATCGTGAAGAACCGGGCCGAGGCGAAGTTCGCCATCACCGGCGAGGCCTTCAGCCAGTTTGCGAGCCGGCGAGGCAACCTCGTCTGCTGCCGAGCCCGGGCCGAGATCAAGATCGAGAACGTCGCGACCCATCAGCTCGTGAGGCCTGACCGGCGCACGGTCGGCGCGATCGATCTGGCGGAGGAAGTGGCCGGCAAGTCGGCGCTGCAAAAGGCCGGACTCGAACTTGCCGATGCGTTCATCCGCAACCTTCCCCGCTGA
- a CDS encoding ankyrin repeat domain-containing protein, translating to MKRTSLALALAYLISSMAFARMWTDTQGRKIEGDFVRMADEAHVVVRKEGKELNLEVAQLGDEDREWLESQGAVIAKRPATTALTLAIRVEDMATAQRSITPELVNQPDLGGYHPLTYAAYTGKPELVEALLKGGANPNVVEQDGTTAFFVAAMLDQPEMIRALKKHGAVYPAKDLHRQPAGAAVRAEALASLKVLFELYPDLDPNAGWPWPEAFWGGKYVSPGDQINPYYARSALLFATYVGYDKIAGELLAHGADVQTRTTTGQGPLHRAAANPRISTEVVAALLSRGADPFQLCSAPHFSPRTPLDFAAAAGSMEKVRLLTKVQDAGKHVPEYRWAAMLAAAAGKRDIMNFLFREIREAPPTLEQLTARFTAARQAGPEEHQTMVPVNIVDEPLPAIHPDGKDKPAAPGSVAVVASRSLANHVALLTSELSSIEGVTLLERDQLGEVASEKLLQKLSGQNNEAEGLDLGLIPADQLVFLWEMKVADRRFIKVTVLSAATRATVLRQIVEYSEPSEEWVKNRLAPVLDAVRRGKIATEQKGTAVSLIPLTPVNRTRECLELVRYVNLMLPGRVMREPGVSLLTLRQMQPLEAENALTGQDSYWKAAWVIEGSMSTEAAGDVSLVLSASSPAQARREDVTVRGKTGELASLTERAWKELATKLDLKAGDPVPTAGGTGASPDEGKSVAQQAGWFLEAKYPRDAFDLANASYILGYRDQELLRTMTEAAIDRLPIQQKYGCDHVRKDPRVIDPGVRLSYASALPEFLALCDCARLYVAGLDRQLVSQVRPWGGARSTVYNEIIAQALAELKFYRLMMEDCLAEDRYGREFEQLDQEIIQLTREYLKRCKGHASEMDTLRSLLARGSGDSFYVRHAAGLLEEIFGRLTEIAGQKPAHDDFRHLLNWLGERCGDPERDCGPEDPFRVFAMKLAGMDGIAKAWPLEVAGVQAACATERALRVQSLRRMLAVSTDPERSKSPLDDSRREWGRFFGCMEAPGWESVFNKGYLLGPGGIDRLIAKPSGDFTSTGEFARMAAWYHDLLRWPRMEASAREKFLLERIDHAAAREGKEHLTPAQFAAIWDHLREQNLLTPKEAEAFAKLVPAEAKSGPAPADDGPLPLTHLLTLPEAGNMAQFARTTQAALDHDQLWLPATYYEAGGDVRNKQTPPSCRHVIHVIQLADRMVRTIELPKENDLDSEWAAPTQIAPIDPSLVRPVLLGEKHAYFLKCPRPGRLYAIDRQSLRVSTVELPLPNVIAMGFRTRGDVLYLSVADQWQPQIGNVRFDASSVVAVTGEKITDTLVSTQRKPAQMPLDHPHTWIDQIDVGDQRLVLISGIEADYIDPTLSKAAAFSWDSNSWAALTASERGKARNEWYGHYHPLFLTHRNLTAGSNKVFITEDPFDGEVPAAIALVKDANAAMDFRAAWLTQPSRTGKFRTVPVVATPVEDPLMNRKMFALRVPPEQRKSGEKYRYPTANEVIKEGSYNVRVLGKWKDQYLVFLAGEKTVTMPAIWMVPEAALQQRVSKLPPW from the coding sequence ATGAAACGCACCTCCCTGGCGTTGGCACTGGCCTACTTGATTTCGTCCATGGCTTTCGCCCGGATGTGGACGGATACCCAAGGCAGGAAGATCGAAGGGGATTTCGTCCGGATGGCGGATGAGGCTCATGTGGTCGTTCGCAAGGAGGGGAAGGAATTGAACCTGGAGGTGGCGCAGCTCGGTGATGAGGATCGCGAGTGGCTGGAGAGCCAAGGTGCGGTGATCGCGAAGCGGCCGGCTACCACGGCGCTCACGCTTGCGATCCGGGTGGAGGACATGGCTACGGCGCAGCGGAGCATTACTCCGGAGCTGGTGAATCAGCCTGATCTGGGTGGCTATCATCCGCTGACCTATGCGGCCTACACGGGCAAGCCGGAGTTGGTCGAAGCACTGCTCAAGGGAGGAGCGAATCCCAACGTGGTGGAGCAAGATGGCACGACGGCGTTCTTCGTTGCCGCGATGCTGGATCAGCCGGAAATGATCCGCGCACTGAAGAAGCATGGCGCAGTCTATCCGGCCAAGGATCTTCACCGGCAACCGGCAGGGGCGGCAGTCCGAGCGGAGGCATTGGCGAGCTTGAAGGTTCTATTCGAGCTTTATCCCGATCTTGATCCGAATGCCGGATGGCCGTGGCCGGAAGCGTTCTGGGGTGGGAAGTACGTCTCTCCCGGTGACCAGATCAATCCCTACTATGCCCGTAGTGCCCTACTCTTCGCCACCTATGTCGGCTACGACAAGATTGCCGGGGAACTGCTCGCCCATGGGGCCGATGTTCAAACGCGGACGACAACGGGCCAGGGGCCGCTGCATCGTGCTGCGGCGAATCCGCGAATCTCGACCGAAGTCGTGGCCGCACTTCTCAGCCGCGGGGCAGATCCCTTTCAGCTCTGCTCTGCGCCCCACTTCAGCCCTCGCACCCCGCTGGATTTCGCGGCCGCGGCCGGCTCGATGGAGAAGGTCCGTCTTTTGACCAAAGTCCAGGATGCGGGGAAGCACGTCCCTGAGTATCGATGGGCGGCGATGCTTGCCGCTGCGGCGGGCAAGCGGGACATCATGAACTTCCTGTTCCGCGAAATCCGTGAGGCGCCTCCGACGCTGGAGCAACTCACCGCCCGATTCACCGCAGCGCGTCAGGCGGGGCCGGAAGAGCATCAAACGATGGTGCCGGTGAACATCGTCGATGAGCCGCTTCCTGCGATCCACCCCGATGGCAAGGACAAGCCCGCTGCTCCCGGATCGGTCGCCGTGGTCGCGTCCCGCTCGCTTGCCAATCATGTCGCCCTGCTCACGAGCGAGCTTTCCTCGATCGAAGGAGTGACGCTGTTAGAGCGGGATCAACTCGGCGAGGTGGCCAGTGAGAAGTTGCTTCAAAAGCTGTCCGGCCAGAACAACGAAGCGGAAGGCCTGGATCTCGGACTCATTCCTGCGGATCAACTGGTATTCCTCTGGGAAATGAAGGTCGCGGACCGGCGCTTCATCAAGGTCACGGTCCTCTCGGCGGCGACGCGAGCCACGGTGCTCCGCCAAATCGTGGAATACTCGGAGCCGAGCGAGGAGTGGGTGAAGAATCGCCTGGCACCGGTGCTGGACGCGGTCCGCCGGGGGAAGATCGCCACGGAGCAGAAGGGGACCGCGGTTTCCCTGATTCCGCTCACACCGGTGAATCGCACCCGCGAGTGCCTGGAGCTGGTTCGATACGTGAATCTGATGCTGCCCGGCCGGGTCATGCGTGAGCCCGGAGTGAGCTTGCTGACGCTGCGGCAGATGCAGCCGCTGGAGGCCGAGAATGCCCTCACCGGCCAAGACTCCTACTGGAAGGCCGCGTGGGTGATCGAAGGAAGCATGTCCACTGAAGCGGCCGGTGACGTTTCGCTGGTGCTCTCGGCGTCGTCACCGGCGCAGGCGCGGCGTGAAGATGTGACGGTGCGCGGGAAGACCGGCGAGCTGGCAAGCTTGACCGAGAGAGCTTGGAAGGAATTGGCAACGAAGCTCGATCTCAAGGCGGGTGATCCGGTGCCAACCGCGGGCGGAACAGGAGCTTCACCTGATGAAGGAAAGTCCGTGGCACAACAGGCGGGATGGTTCCTGGAAGCGAAGTACCCACGCGATGCCTTCGATCTTGCCAATGCCTCCTACATCCTCGGCTACCGCGATCAGGAGCTGCTCCGGACGATGACCGAGGCGGCGATCGACCGGCTGCCGATCCAGCAGAAATACGGCTGCGATCATGTGAGGAAGGATCCGCGGGTGATCGATCCTGGGGTGCGTCTCAGCTATGCCTCCGCGCTGCCCGAGTTCCTGGCGTTGTGCGATTGCGCGAGGCTGTATGTGGCCGGACTTGACCGGCAACTGGTCAGTCAGGTGCGGCCTTGGGGCGGGGCAAGGTCGACGGTCTACAATGAGATCATCGCGCAGGCGCTGGCGGAGCTGAAGTTCTACCGCCTGATGATGGAAGATTGCCTGGCTGAAGACCGCTATGGGCGCGAGTTCGAGCAACTCGATCAGGAGATCATCCAGCTCACCCGCGAGTATTTGAAGCGTTGCAAGGGCCACGCCAGTGAAATGGACACACTGCGGAGTCTTCTGGCCCGGGGCTCCGGCGACAGCTTCTACGTCCGCCATGCAGCCGGGCTATTGGAAGAGATCTTCGGCCGTCTCACGGAGATCGCCGGGCAAAAGCCAGCGCATGATGACTTTCGCCATCTGCTCAACTGGCTTGGCGAACGCTGCGGCGATCCGGAGCGAGACTGCGGCCCGGAAGATCCCTTCCGCGTCTTTGCCATGAAGCTCGCTGGAATGGATGGCATCGCGAAGGCGTGGCCGCTGGAAGTCGCCGGGGTGCAGGCAGCCTGTGCGACCGAAAGGGCTCTGCGGGTTCAGTCTCTCCGGCGGATGCTGGCGGTCTCCACGGATCCCGAACGATCGAAATCCCCTCTGGACGATTCTCGGCGCGAGTGGGGTCGTTTTTTCGGCTGCATGGAAGCGCCCGGATGGGAATCCGTGTTCAACAAAGGCTATCTGCTCGGGCCCGGCGGGATCGATCGCCTGATCGCGAAACCATCCGGCGACTTTACGAGCACCGGTGAATTCGCCCGCATGGCGGCGTGGTATCATGACCTGCTGCGATGGCCGCGCATGGAAGCGTCCGCGCGGGAGAAATTCCTGCTGGAGAGGATCGACCATGCTGCAGCGCGTGAAGGAAAGGAACACCTGACGCCGGCGCAATTTGCTGCGATCTGGGATCACCTCCGGGAGCAAAACCTGCTGACTCCCAAGGAAGCCGAGGCTTTCGCGAAGCTGGTGCCGGCTGAAGCCAAGTCCGGCCCCGCTCCTGCGGATGATGGCCCGCTGCCACTCACGCATTTGCTCACGCTGCCGGAAGCAGGGAACATGGCTCAATTCGCGCGCACCACCCAGGCTGCGCTTGACCACGACCAGCTGTGGTTACCCGCGACCTACTACGAAGCTGGCGGCGATGTGCGCAACAAGCAGACTCCGCCGAGCTGCCGTCATGTCATTCACGTGATCCAGCTGGCGGACCGGATGGTGCGAACCATCGAGCTACCGAAGGAGAATGACTTGGACAGCGAGTGGGCAGCCCCCACCCAAATTGCGCCGATCGATCCCTCGCTGGTCCGGCCGGTGTTGCTTGGGGAAAAGCACGCGTACTTTCTCAAGTGTCCGCGCCCGGGCCGGTTGTATGCGATCGACCGGCAGAGCCTGAGGGTTTCCACCGTGGAGCTGCCGCTGCCGAATGTGATCGCGATGGGTTTCCGGACTCGGGGAGATGTGCTCTATCTTTCCGTGGCTGACCAGTGGCAGCCGCAAATCGGCAATGTGCGATTCGACGCCAGCTCCGTGGTCGCCGTCACGGGAGAAAAGATCACCGACACGCTGGTTTCCACCCAGCGCAAGCCGGCGCAGATGCCTCTCGATCATCCGCATACCTGGATCGACCAGATTGACGTGGGGGACCAACGGCTGGTTCTCATTTCGGGCATCGAAGCCGACTACATCGATCCCACCTTGAGCAAGGCAGCCGCTTTCTCGTGGGACTCTAACAGCTGGGCGGCCCTGACCGCCTCCGAAAGGGGCAAGGCCCGGAATGAATGGTATGGCCATTACCATCCGCTATTCCTCACGCACCGGAATTTGACCGCGGGTAGCAACAAGGTCTTCATCACCGAGGATCCGTTCGACGGCGAGGTGCCGGCGGCGATTGCGCTGGTGAAGGATGCGAATGCGGCCATGGACTTCCGCGCGGCATGGCTGACCCAGCCGAGCAGGACGGGAAAATTCCGCACGGTGCCAGTGGTCGCCACGCCGGTCGAAGATCCGCTGATGAATCGCAAGATGTTCGCGCTCCGGGTTCCTCCCGAGCAAAGGAAGTCGGGAGAGAAATACCGTTATCCGACCGCGAACGAGGTGATCAAGGAGGGCAGCTACAACGTGCGGGTGCTTGGGAAGTGGAAGGACCAGTATCTCGTTTTTCTTGCCGGGGAGAAGACGGTGACGATGCCTGCGATCTGGATGGTGCCGGAGGCCGCACTTCAGCAGAGGGTGAGCAAGCTGCCCCCGTGGTGA
- a CDS encoding response regulator transcription factor: MTHVSPIRILVVDDHFVVREGIRSLIRREPGMVVIAEASHGAEGVKMHQLLSPDVTIIDLRMPVMGGVEATALIRKEAPDAKILVLTSFDGDEDIHAAFEAGASGYLLKHSSGDQVIPAVRALMQGGTWIPPEVGEHLAARQRGEVLSAREKEIVRHLALGEANKEIGAAVGISEQTVKSHVKNILAKLQVRDRTEAVTVALRRGIIHLPER; this comes from the coding sequence ATGACTCACGTTTCTCCCATCCGCATCCTCGTGGTGGACGACCATTTCGTGGTCCGCGAGGGCATCCGCAGCTTGATCCGCCGCGAGCCCGGCATGGTGGTCATCGCCGAGGCATCGCATGGGGCGGAGGGGGTGAAGATGCATCAGCTGCTGAGTCCCGATGTCACGATCATCGACCTGCGGATGCCGGTGATGGGTGGAGTTGAGGCGACCGCGCTGATCCGCAAGGAGGCACCGGATGCGAAGATCCTGGTGCTGACGAGCTTCGATGGGGACGAGGACATTCATGCGGCGTTCGAAGCTGGAGCCTCGGGCTATTTGCTCAAGCACAGCTCGGGGGATCAGGTGATCCCTGCGGTGCGTGCGCTGATGCAGGGTGGCACGTGGATCCCGCCGGAAGTGGGCGAGCATCTCGCGGCGCGACAGCGCGGGGAGGTGCTCTCGGCACGTGAGAAGGAGATCGTGCGGCACCTCGCGCTGGGCGAGGCGAACAAGGAGATCGGCGCGGCGGTCGGGATTTCCGAGCAGACGGTGAAGTCGCACGTGAAGAATATCCTGGCGAAGCTGCAGGTGCGGGATCGGACCGAGGCGGTGACGGTGGCGCTGCGGCGGGGGATCATTCACTTGCCGGAGCGGTGA
- a CDS encoding dipeptidase has translation MTPELEDLFAFLRFPSVSTDSRNAGDVRACAEWIVAKLSGMGLKATLHPTEGHPIVVAQNEHKPGRKTVLIYGHYDVQPVDPLNLWTTPPFEPQIRDGKIWARGSTDNKGQMLAHILGVEKTLKEKGELPVNLTFLFEGEEEVGSGNLAPFLRANAELLKCDIIAISDTGMVAPGQPTLSYGLRGIAACEVILRGPARDLHSGIYGGAIRNPATEIARLVATFHDADGRVQVEGFYDDVKPLEEWEREMWSKLPGTSDDDFLRYSGSSRTHGEAGYSSAERTWARPTAEINGIGGGYQGEGTKTVLPAEAFAKFTFRLVPNQDPADIMEKVKAHLDKHCPPGVSLLYVGGHDGKPFYTDPHSAYGEAAQRALRTAFGKEPVLIREGGSIPIVQAFRDILGTDTLLLGLALADSQIHSPDENFPVENFEAGIRLNQALLEELAK, from the coding sequence ATGACGCCGGAGCTTGAGGACCTGTTCGCTTTCTTACGTTTTCCCAGTGTTTCCACGGATTCGCGGAACGCCGGAGATGTCCGCGCGTGCGCCGAGTGGATCGTGGCGAAATTGAGTGGGATGGGCCTGAAGGCCACGCTCCACCCGACCGAGGGTCATCCCATCGTGGTGGCGCAAAACGAACACAAGCCCGGCCGGAAGACGGTGCTGATCTACGGCCACTACGACGTCCAGCCGGTCGATCCGCTCAACCTGTGGACGACGCCGCCCTTCGAGCCGCAGATCCGTGATGGCAAGATCTGGGCGCGCGGCTCGACCGACAACAAGGGCCAGATGCTCGCCCACATCCTCGGCGTGGAAAAGACGCTGAAGGAAAAGGGGGAGCTGCCGGTGAACCTGACCTTCCTTTTCGAGGGCGAGGAGGAGGTTGGCAGCGGCAATCTCGCGCCTTTCCTCCGTGCGAATGCCGAGTTGCTGAAGTGCGACATTATCGCGATCTCCGACACCGGCATGGTGGCTCCCGGCCAGCCGACTCTGAGCTACGGCCTGCGCGGCATTGCGGCCTGTGAGGTGATCCTGCGCGGTCCTGCGCGTGACCTTCACTCGGGCATTTACGGCGGAGCGATCCGCAATCCCGCCACGGAGATTGCGCGGCTTGTCGCGACTTTCCACGATGCCGACGGCCGCGTGCAGGTGGAGGGCTTCTACGACGATGTGAAGCCGCTGGAGGAGTGGGAGCGCGAGATGTGGTCCAAGCTTCCGGGCACCAGCGATGACGATTTCCTCCGCTACAGCGGCTCTTCGAGGACCCACGGTGAGGCAGGCTACAGCTCCGCCGAGCGGACTTGGGCCCGCCCGACCGCGGAGATCAACGGCATCGGTGGCGGCTACCAAGGCGAAGGCACGAAGACGGTGCTGCCGGCTGAAGCGTTCGCGAAGTTCACCTTCCGGCTCGTCCCGAACCAGGATCCCGCGGACATCATGGAGAAGGTGAAGGCTCACCTCGACAAGCACTGCCCGCCCGGCGTCTCGCTGCTCTATGTGGGCGGCCACGATGGCAAGCCCTTCTACACCGATCCGCACAGCGCCTATGGCGAAGCGGCGCAGCGTGCTCTCAGGACGGCCTTCGGCAAGGAACCGGTGCTGATTCGCGAAGGTGGCAGCATTCCGATCGTGCAGGCGTTCCGCGATATTCTCGGGACGGATACCCTTTTGTTAGGTCTGGCGCTTGCCGATTCGCAGATCCACTCGCCGGATGAGAACTTCCCGGTGGAGAACTTTGAAGCGGGCATCCGTCTGAATCAGGCGCTGCTGGAAGAACTCGCGAAATAA